The genomic stretch AGAAGAACTCGATGACAGAATCACTTTTTACAAGGTAAATCATCTTTGGTCTACGTCAAAGATCGACTTGTCATTAATCCTAAAACAAATGACAAATCCAAAATCGGATTGTCAAAAGATGTACTTTCAATGCTGCCACCATGACTACATAATCTCACCATGGTTATCACAAACCATCATTCTCGAGATTATATTAGAAAATCAATTATATCAGCAAGCTTTAAAATACTTTACACAAGACATTACAATGTTAAGCAATCATTACAAGACAGTTAACAAACTAACATTATTTAAATAACCGATCCATTGATCAAAACATCATATCTCATAAATATTACTTTACATATTAAATTCGCATATATAAACAATCAATGTGAGATTTTAACACAACTTCAATATTTATGTCCTATATGGGTGAGTTTCATCTCCTCCTTGAAAATTAGGCTACCTAAGGTACCATTTACGGACCCTTAATACCGCCCTATATCAATACACCATGCTATCAAGCCACATATGTATATCCATATGCTATCGCTTAATATCCACATTTTCATGTATTACATTCAAGAGACAATATATAGTCATTCTCACTCAATAGCTCATTTTCACACATTATATAACACCATAAAATAAAAACTTATGAAAACAATACCAGCATAATTATTAGAAAACAAGCATAGTGAAAACACTACAAAAAACCATATGAATAAATTATCAATCATCACATACAAAAGTTACTCAACTAAACCATAGTCAACACACATGATAACTCATAATCAATTCTAACATGATTATTAAAACATATGATGATCAAACATCTTTAATAAACTATTAATCACTCTAATATTCATGTGAGCATAAAGTTATTACATATTAATATCACAACTAGAACCATGATCAATTTTAAACCAATTGATCTAACGAATATATATGTTAAAAACATATTCAACATGACATACACCATTCATGTTCAATAATCAACTTTATCAAAGTTTGAAACTAATAAAACCCATCTTATTGAACATTCCCTAAATAAGTTACAAGGACTAACAACAATGAGATGAAAACGACATAAAATATGTCTCTTTGCATGGTTGATTCTCCAACTTCATTCTCCTTTGATCAACTTAGGGTGTCTCAAGTCACCATGAACCGGAACTTGGCACCATCCAAAACCAATACATACACTTGCTAACGAGCCATACAAGCACTGTATTATACCGTTCTATTTCGCATTACCGTGTATCTTATCAAGGATAATTTATTAGAGATATTCACACCCATCTTGTACATTCTAATAGTAAACCCACTATTATATATTATAGTACACACATTTCACACTATCAATAGTAATAATACTATTGTAACATAATATGAAATGCAAATCAAACAAGAGAATTACCTCTTAATTATGTCATATTATCAATAGACACAAATAAACAACCACTTAAAATATAAATTTAATCAGTCATGACACTAGTGTCGATACAAAAATTAACAAGCAGTTTTCAATGCACAAAATCAAGTGGCGacatccaaaaattaactgaaaCTAAGTAGTAGTATGATTTATATgcattaaaacggattttatcaTACTCCATTCAACAAAGCCCACTAGATGAAGGTATAAAACACAAAATACAAATAGCAACCAGTGATGTGAAACAAAAGTACACATATCACCCAAATAATATTCCTGTATTTGTGGCAATCACATATTCATATGCAGATTATATTTGTGATTCAGAGGAGTCTGACCACTATATCTTAATAAAACTAGTGCAAAAATTATACTAGAATGACGGTCAATTCATCACTACCATCTCAATATAAATGCGTCATTATCGATCATAATAGAGATGTTGTAATAGTGCATCAAAGTCCATAGAAATGAACCCACATAGAAAACATTTATATAAAGAAAACAAATGTTCAGGCATTAAATTCCACTGTTAATCACCATGCATGATGTATGAAATAACGAAAAAATGGTGATATTAGTACTTCACAAACCGTTTTAAGTAAAACAAAAAGTACAAAGTAACATTTGCTTTTCTCGCAAAAGAATTAGGTATCCAGAACATCACACATCATACAATAGCATCAAACATAATAAACAAACAATGAAAAATAGTGAACTTATCATATTTGTGGTATTTCAATGCATTGTTTCACCATTTCCATGGCAGCAGAGCAAACCCATTATAAAACATCATCATCCATAATGTACGTCCCACAAAAGAGGCATCAAACAATTTAGTAACCTCGCATACTTATCACTTACACATTCGACATCACAAATCGGTTGCTTCCGACATCAATTATTGCTTGTCGACATTTGCCCAATTGCCCGTCTTAAGATTTAAGACGGATACCTTGTCTTAAAGAAAATTTTGTGTAAGCAAATAAATCATTTGGAAACAAAATAATCAAATCAATTAGATCATCATACTAAGTTATGGATTAAGGAAATATTTAATGAATACTTATCCATGTTATCAACAAAAGCCAATGTAATCAAAtaccataaaaaaaaaacatggaCAACATATAAGTACTCAACTACTCATGTACACAAATCAATATATAAAATAATGCACATTTAAAAGTGAGAAGCACTTATCTCATTATCCGTTTTCATGCACAATGTCCTTTTCCAACAATTGATGACAGAGCCCAATTCTTTGACCCGCATCGGTCATATAATTCTATATTTCAATCCTATTGCCTTACTAATCCGGTATCAACCGCTTTGATCTATAATCGATCTCATAAACCACAACTGCACGCCTATTCTTATAATTAAACACAAATTGCTTTCAAAAAACCAAATTCAGAAGCTTTGCATACCACGTGATTCCATCGTCAAACCGTGAATATTCATTGTCATTTCCTTAGCATTCATCATCTTCAAAGATTTCGTAATTATTCTATTAGATTGTTAGATATTTGTGTATGCACGAACAAGGATTGACAATAAAACCGCACCGAATCGACTcttgctttcctaatagaataattcgacctTAACAAATCTTTTGCAGGTATAATCGAACTTTACTCGAGATAAGGCGGTGCTTCTCGATTTTTGGCACAAAAAAAAGAGACATAATATAGAAGTATTTTGTTGTAGAATGTTATGTCGATTACATGATGCGAGGAAGAAGATAATTATTTTTTCAGTAACTTTTTCTTCTCATCCCTTTGTCTATTTATAATGACAAAACAGGGTATAGGGAGATGTATTTACGAAGAGTTCAACTCTTGTAAATTCGGATACAATTAATTAAAAATCCGAGTAGTGAGACCCCCTTCATAGTTATTCGAACCGAAAACTATACCGTAATCCTGTAAATAATTAAGcgagtgtacactccgtacttcccgaactcgcattacattatttagaaattacccatctatgaaccaatcttaattacgccaaatgaaccggtaattactcttaaatcaccaacaaactcgacccgacccgaaaccgACCCGTTTTTAAGGTTATAGACCCGTTTTTTTGACCTgtgacccgtttgacccgaacccgaaatgacccgttattttagggtcgagacccgacccgaacgggtcgacccgttgtgtcaaaggtaaatcaagaatttaattaaaatattaatatttatatattatatttgaaaaatagtgaaaaaaatattttttttattacttaaaattacaaaaacaactaaaaagttaattttatataacttataatatttaataataaaataattattaaaaaaactttattttaataattatgtcaatataattaatataaatgttgaatatgattaaaatattaattttaaatatgttttacatttttaaaaaatatttttttaattaaaaaaatcgtttaaaaaagacgttagaaattatttcttgacctgTATTTTGACCCTAACTCGACCTGTGACCCGTATAACCCGACCCGTATCTGACCCAACCCGTATTATGACCAGACCCGTATGActcgacccgcccgacccgtttaaCAGATCTAATTCTTATATATCATCAAGAAAACAAAATTCGGAAGCTTCCAATCAAGGACTATATGAACGAATGTTTATCCTTATGAATTGCTACTTCATGTGAATTTGCATTCCGtatattaatcaatcaatcacTTAAATTTCATATCTTGTGATTGGTGCATTAactaaatcaaaaatcaaaaatcaaaatgaaaGACAAATGATTAAATTAAGCATCGTGATGTCATAGTAATCGCTTGCATTATCCCTTCAACGATACCATGAGTTCGATTTTTGCCATAGGAACGGAGCAAGTCCATTTCATTAAAATTCTCacaaaaataattataaaatgaCCAACTTCATTTATCAAAAATTGTAAAATCTGATATGATGCAACTTTATGCAACAAGCTTACAAATAACATACACGTGATTCGTCATTTAATTACTAGCATTTCCAAAATTTAGTTACTCGTATATATATGAATAATAAAATTCTTACAAGGCCTAAAAATATATCTTCATGAATAAATGCAAAATAATAATCCAATTTCCCccgaaaaataaaaaataaaattcaTACTCATGATACATTCATCTTATTTCACACACTAAAACCCAATGTTGATGATACCCATCATCAAGCTTTCCATCATTTGTGATTCTAATACTTCACTTGAACAATGAACCTCTGAAGAACCATGGTTAGCATTAGCATACATCGTCTTCGGTGTTGGTGTCGTAGCTTTCGGAATCTTAAGAGGACAAGAAGACAGGGGAAGAATAGGTATATTATCACAGTTACATATTTCAACCATGTAACCATCTGGGTCATGGAAAAACAATTGATCAACCTTGATACCGCCTTCTTCTACTTGCGCGGTCACATATTCGATTCCCATTACCTCCAACTTCTTGATCACGAGATTCATGTCCGAGCATTGGAAAGAAATGTGGTTCTCCTTTGGATTGATTTTGCTTGTCCTCCTTTGATGGTTATTAGACTCTAATAGATGAATTCCGATTCCATAGTTGAATAACCTGAAATGTCATGCTCTACTATTAGATGATACATTTAGACATAATTTGGTAGTTACCATTAGAATAATTCAATTTAAAACATGAACATCGACATATTTTCAATAATGTATATTTATATTCATTTTTTAGATAATTGAGTTATATTACTGGTGTAATACATGGGTTTTCAACCTAGTTAAAGTTAAAGTCTTAAAGATATGAAAAACGTACCAGGCTCCTTCAAATTGGAAGGACGAGGGACGTTTAATAAGACCAAAGCCCAAAACATCGACATAGAATCTAACGGAATCAGCCAAAGATTTACACACATACGATACATGATTCAATGAAAGAAGAGGCAATGCTCCTGAATTCACTGAAACACAATCATCGACAACACTACTAACCCACATTGTCTCCTCTTCAATTTCTCCATATCCTAAACTCCCCATTACTATTTTTTCCCTTCACTCGATTTGCTTAAGACAAGCGTAATAAGATAGCTCACAGATTAGCCAAAGAGACTATAAACACGCAAATACTCGAATACTCGATATCTTAAGAATAATGTATATCGAAAAGAATGAAAGAATTGTCTAAAACAAAACTTGCAAGTTATTGTTATACTTATGTTGGATCATAACTTCAAACTTGTTGAGCTTATATAGAGGAAGGAAAGTTGAATAAATGGGTGACAAGGCAATGACTAGTTAATGTGTAGGATAGTGGGGTCCGCTCTACGCGGCTTATCTAAATGTTACCTTGCACAAATGCACAATCATGAATCATCCCAGTTTTTTGTCTTCTTCTCCGACCAATAATGTCACATGACTCACATTTTCAAACATTATTTTTTTCTTTGGTCTAACTGTCCGAAAATATCTAAATATATTGGTCAACTATGGTTTTGGTCTTGGGTGTAAAACGAGAATGTTGAACAACTTTAGGGTTTTTTCTATTGTTTTCTCTATGCACAATTCTAATTTAAGACGGCATTATCTGTCTTAAGCTTGAATGGGTCAGGTATAAACCACTTGTGTATATAAAAATACCTGATCCATCTTTAGCTTAAGACAGATGGTGCCGTCTCAAGGGTGACTTATTGTTTTTCTATTACGGAGATCCACTTTAATATTGTGATTTTCTCGCTTGAATAGTTGTATCCCTTAACTAATTGAGTTTTTAAGGGTTGCCCTACTTTTTGTGCGTATAAATTTGACTGATCATAACTTTTGGTTACGGTTTTCAGAAAACAGTGATTTTTTACAAGTTGATCGTCTTTACGAGACCGAAGAAACTAAATGTTGCATTCTCAGGTCAAAAGAAATGGTCAATCAAAATCCTTTTTACCCAATAGGCTGTGATGGACTATTATAACTTCCGGGTACAAGTTATGCACGTTAAATCTGTAGTCTCGTAAGCAAGTGAGTCTCAAGAGATCATCTTCTCAGAAATGAAAGTATTGCTTCGGATAGGTCCGAGTTGAGAAATATCATGGCAAGTTCATCATGAGATCGACTAGTGTATTAGTGTATTACATCAACTGTAACGTAATAAAGGAACCAGTCTGAAGTTTTCATATGTACAGAAACAATGGCCTCTAATAAACATTAGTTATTCTTGCTTGTGATGAAAACGTGCTTGTAACATTTCacaaccaccattccattttaCCAATCATTTAAACCGGTTGT from Silene latifolia isolate original U9 population chromosome 2, ASM4854445v1, whole genome shotgun sequence encodes the following:
- the LOC141643847 gene encoding glyoxylase I 4-like, with the translated sequence MGSLGYGEIEEETMWVSSVVDDCVSVNSGALPLLSLNHVSYVCKSLADSVRFYVDVLGFGLIKRPSSFQFEGAWLFNYGIGIHLLESNNHQRRTSKINPKENHISFQCSDMNLVIKKLEVMGIEYVTAQVEEGGIKVDQLFFHDPDGYMVEICNCDNIPILPLSSCPLKIPKATTPTPKTMYANANHGSSEVHCSSEVLESQMMESLMMGIINIGF